The nucleotide sequence CTAATGCCTCATGGGTTTTGGGATCAAGACCCATACTCAGCAGATGCTTCTTCAAGTGAGTGTTCCATAAGTTCTTGATCTCGTTGTCTGTTCTCCCTGGAAGCTGTGCTGCTATAGCAGCCCATCTGACAACAAAAAAACGGAGGATTCAAACGACAAGAAACAGAACTTCATAAGACAATGTAGAAGCAACCTGTTGCCGAGAATGGCGTGAAGTTGGACAACGAGTTTCTCCTCCTCGGGAGTGAAAGAACCCCTCTTTATGTCTGGTCTTAGATAGTTAGTCCATCTCAGTCTACAACTCTTTCCACACCGAAGCAAACCTAATAAAGATGAAAAATCTTGTCCACGAAAACTATCAAgaacaaaaccaaaattcaaAAGAGGAAAGAATATGACTTTTACCAGCTTTCTTTGGAAGTGTTCTCCAGCTTCCATGACTGTTTTGCTTGATATATTCAACCAGAATTTCATCTTCTTCAGGAGTCCATGGACCTTTCTTCAAACCTTCCTTATCACAGCAAGGCTTTCTGCCCATTTTGATCACCTTAATAGCAAAAGGGATAAACCTTTTTAAGTTCTTAAGCTTGGAACAAGAAACACATACAATTAAACCTCAAAGTGAAGATAGGATTAacagaatttttgaaaaatgggTAGAACTATCTTTGGTCTGGTCTGGTTTTAATGtgataaacatgaaaaaaaaagctaacccgttcaggttcggatcgggtatttcggatttttgggtatttcggtatagaggtgtagaatcCGTTCAGGTATTTTTgtacttcggatcgggttcgggtatttttagttcggattcggttatttcggatcgggttcggatatttagattttgaaaaaaaaattaaaattttcatttctcaagtttcttgtatttaaaaatataactttcagttaactaattttttatttttaatagattgagtggttaatagatttggacataacatttttaaactaaaaaggcattaatttagttattttttaaaaaaatttggatgtaacttttgttaatttttgaaataaaaaacttgacatgcattttaagtgagtagcaaatcatttttccgtaattgtatgtaaatcatatgaacttaaagtatgtgtagtatcaatataaatattttatataaaatgagagatgcaaactagaaatataaggttaattatacatatgttcggttatgttcggatatccattcgggttcgggtattatccgttcgggttcgggtatctaATTTTTCCTTATTCAATAcctgttcggatattttgctacttcggtttggatttcggttcgggggggtcggatcgggttcgggtgccacttcggatatcggataAAGTGCCACCCCTAATTCTGTATATatggagataaaaaaaaaaaaaagaggaataaggaaaatgaaataaatatgaTTCTGTGGGGAATAGAGTGAAACGAGACGATCAGCGAGCTTGGAGCCGGCCCTGGCCATTTTATTACACGCAAAATTTGTACAAcatttatgatattttgtatttaatgttTGTGACAGCAACAACATGTCGTTTAAGAACAAAAAATCATGATTGCAAATatgcaaagaagaagggtaTCCTATACTAGTATTCTGCAAGTTTTAGAGTTTTGAGAATGTGACTGATAATTTGATAGCAATgccaaaaactatttttgtttgtgAAATGGGGTGATAATACGATATTGGAGGTGTGTGAATGTGATTGATGTTACCCTCACAACTAAggcagttacaaaaaaaaaacagccaaGGCAAAGTAAAGATGCTTAGGCTAGGCTTCTCAGGCATGTTTTCGAAGTGCTAGAAACAAGAAATAAAAGAGCATTCAAGGCGGATAATATGTGACATCCTTGCTGAGACGAGCAACAAAAACTGAGAGAAACATTTATTGTCATTTGccttagaaaaaaaaacgaaagaagtTAATAAAGAAAGGAGCAGAAGTAGAAGTAATGAGATACTACATGGACTTGTAGACTAGTTAATAAGAAAGGACCAGAAGTAGAAGTAATGAGATACTACATACTTTTCTTCTGTAGTTTGTGAGTTATTTTTGTCTAAGTTGTGTGCTGAGTTTTTGACTCAAATCCTTACTATCACTAGTTATCTTTATATGAATTTATCAGATTGAAAGAATAAGCTAATTGGAGGTCGACATGTCATACATCTAGGCTTAGGGATCACATAGAGTCAAAGAAAGAGAAGATACTGTTGGGTTATGACTTTGTAGACAATAGGTAAGAGATCCATTTAATATCTCCATAAATGTGGTCAGCTACAAGTCAAAGACAAGAGGTGAGATCCATTTCATATGGAGTATGTGCTTCTTACTCTGCTACATATGCTTCATActgtataaaattattttcatgaaAGAATTAAATGCGACATATATTATCTATTCATTCATTCATCAAATAACGAGAGAGAGATATCCACATGAATCTATATCAAATGAGTTAAATTTAAAAACCAAGTAAATTCTTTTTGAATACTAACAATGGATAACAAGATTATGACAAAAATTCATAGAagcaccttttttttttttttttttttttatagaagcACCTTTTGTTTTAATCACATATAATAACATCTCAAAAACGGCAATTAGATTATACCAAACCAAGTGTCCTTTGTGTACTCATGAAAATGAATTAGCCGGAATTAGATTATAGAATATAGATATGATTTAAAGGGTTCTCCTCATTCGAATCTCAACCATCAATACCAAAACATCTCAATTCTAGAACTTGAATAAAGGCAGAAAGCAAAAAAGACATTGATTCCTTTTTGTGACTCTTTTGTGATCTAAAAGCAAAAGGAAGAGGATAAAAAAAGTGAGAACAATGGCGTTTACAGGGACACTAGACAAATGCAAGGCGTGTGACAAGACTGTCTACGTTATGGATTTGATGACATTGGAAGGAATGCCTTACCACAAGTCATGCTTCAGGTGCAGCCATTGCAATGGCACTCTCGTGGTATCTACCTTCCTCTTTTGATTCTTCCACCATTGTTCTTATGTTTCtgtggaaacaaaaacaaaagaggaTGTTTCTTATGTTTCTCAGATTAGCAACTACTCATCCATGGATGGAGTTCTGTATTGCAAACCACATTTTGAACAGCTCTTCAAAGAATCTGGAAACTTCAGCAAGAATTTTCAGTCAGGTTAATATCTTCTTGCTCTGTTCATTTCACTTACGTTGGAAAAGCTAACAACCTTGGCTACTTTATCTCAATTATCAGCAGGAAAGACCGAAAAATCGAATGACGTGGTAAGCACGTAAACGTTCAAACATTCCTATATTTTTGTTGATTCATCAACTTTTAAAACATTTGATTTTCTGTTGTGAATCTAGACGAGGGCTCCAAGTAAGCTATCATCCTTCTTTAGTGGAACACAAGACAAATGTGCAGCTTGCAAGAAAACTGTTTATCCTCTAGAGAAGATGGCGATGGAAGGAGAATCTTACCACAAGACTTGCTTTAGATGTGCACACGGTGGTTGTCCATTAACACACTCTTCATACGCTGCTCTCAATGGTATCCTTTACTGTAAGGTTCATTTCAGTCAGCTTTTCCTCGAGAAAGGTAACTACAATCATGTCCTCGAAGCTGCTAACCACCGACGCACATCTGAGGAAGACAAAATTGAACCCAACGTAAATGATGCAAGccctaaagaagaagaagaaacttctGATGCAGTCCCTGAAGAACATGAGTCCTAAAATAATTTGAGGAAAAGAAAAGCTTTATTTGTGAAATGTATAATCATATACtgcatataattttataattgtaaAGTATTTATTCAAAACACGAACATCTCGAACAATCTGATCATAATCTCCCATTACATTAGTTATTTTTTGGACTTTATAAATAACTTATCAGTTATCATACAAGAAATTCAGAACTCTGAAAGTTGCTTGCGGTTGAAGAAACAACCAGAAGGAGTTTCTTGATATGGAAGCAAAGCCAACCTCACGGGACATGATGCTCCTTCTTCCACAGAAAAATCTCCAATATTGAAAGTCATATCCGTCCTAACAACTCCAGGACAAACCGAGTTCACTCGAATCTCGGGATGTTTCTTGGCTAGTATCCTCGTGTAACCATTTAAACTTGCCTTGGAAACCACGTAAGCTGCCATAACTTTACTCCAGTCTTTTGTCTTAATCACACCATCTTTGAATTCGTTGAGAAGTTTGTCAATAACTTCGTCGATTCTTTCCTCTGTTAGATTCTCCGCGTCGCTCAAAATCCCTTTAGCCCATTCGTTTAGTAGATTCTAGTAAACATAAATCAACTGTAAGGTTAATATAGAGTTTCTCCACCAACATATCTCAAGcgttcttgattttttttttgtacgtACCTTTAGCTGACCCATGAAGGATGATACATTGATGATTCTAGGAGAATCAGATAACTCCAAAAGGGGAATAAGTGCCTCACACATTCTCTTTGGTccataataatttatattcaaGCATTCTTTAGCTAGGTCATAATCATTCTCTGGGATATTTTCCTCCCAATTGAAATCTACCTGCTTCCATGTGGAACCAACAAGAAAGTATCAATAGACTTGACAAACATTTGCATCCTGAACATAACTATATACTTACTTTCTCTTTTCCAGCTCTCATAGCATCAATATCAATGATCACACCACTCACCCCTGCGTTATTGATCTATAAAAGCAATCAAAAGAATAAAAGATCACTCAACACTATACTGAAAAGCAATGTTTAAGAAATTGCTAGACGCTAGGCTAGTGTAGAGACTAAATCGATTTTtagaaaaatcgttttaatAAAATCgtgttaataattaaaataggtTTTTCATTTATATGCGGACATCTAGAGGCTGTTTATACCAAATTTTAGAACATTGCTAAAAATTGTACAGTTCATAATGACTAGAAAAACCTAACCGGCTACACTATATCTTCCATTCAAGATTAAACGTTACTACAAGTGTTAATCACAAGTCTAATAAGAGCAGATCAAACTGATAAGCATACCAAGATATCGAGTTTTCCAAATTGGGCTTTAACAAACTGGGCGAGAGATGTGATACTAGCAGGATCGGTGACATCAAGCTGATGAAAGACAAGGGTTTGCTCAGAAACTTCAGTCTCTCGTCTCAAAGTCTCAACAGCTTCAAGTCCTCTCTTCTCATCTCTAGAGGTCAAAACAACTCTAATTCCATTGTTTGCTAATTGTCTGCAAATCTCGAAGCCAATTCCCTTGTTTGCTCCAGTAACTACAGCATATCTGCAAAACAACAGAAACAAAACACACTAAGATTACAGGTTAGATCAAGAGCTAAGGGTTGATGATTGAGACTACCTTGGTGTTTCCTCTGTCATTGTTgaacctttttctttctttctggatTTCGGACAAGCAGTTTCAACTATTCGAATTCCTCTTTTCAAACAACAAAACGTATCCAATGAAGTCACGTAACTCAGAagttgatgttcctaaagaaGATAAGAGCTGAGTGGTCCAAAACAAAACCCGACAAATTCTCAAACCCGGTATGTTAGAATTGGCAGTCGAACCAACATATGAGTTTACTAGACAAAGAAACCAAGAGTGATTCACGTTCCTCGGTGAGACCGTGAGCGGTGAGCGTTACAATGATCTCTTAAACAACATTCggatttatttcctcggaaattcagtTCAGTAGTTTAACCAAaattcataaatgcttctataTGAAAAAATATGCGAATTGAgtataaaaagatttattacttattagttataaaaatatataactgtATGTCTCTAGACAAGAGACTTGACAATGCTTTACAACTCTGGATTGAAGCTGTCCAAACGTAGTTGGTCTCATATCTTTTTGTAAAAGTGTTATAAACCAAAGTAGCTCAATGCTATAACCaaagacatttttttttaaatcaaatttaacattttatgcAGAAAATATGTATaactttaaataatttatatattattttcgaTTTTTATAAACAGGTATAATGTGGTAATCATAAGATAGAAATCTTCATAAAATAGCAGGTGAAATTTTATTTGCAAAGTcatcaatataataatttttataatttataaaaatttgataaaaataagttcaCCAAACATAAATATTCAGAAAATAACTATGATTATATAAtcatcaatatttattttttataaattatgatataataatatatcaatgATGAGTAAATTATGAGTaaattaattttctaattttagaAAAAGCCCACGCCAGGCCCAGCTTTCACCGTATAATTTTCAACTATAACTGCATACCTTTCCATAAAtagaaaaacattttaaaataatagaaaagaaaaagtcaaCACTGTGTAAcaaatcaatatgaaataaaattaggTTAAAATCGAATTAGGGGAAAACTCCACGAAAGTtggagcagagagagagagagagagagagccaacCAAACCAACAAACAacaatgtcttcttcttcttcttcttctccttctccgatCTCGTCCGAGACGACAATATCCAAAGAAATCGATCCCAACAACGTATCCCTCGCCGAAAACTTCCTCAAATCGTTCACTTTCCCCGACTCCTCCCTCGACGATTTCGCCTCCTTCGACTCTTTCTCCGTCTTGCTCCAAAACAACATCCGAGCTCTCTCCGTCGCACGTGGCCGCATCACGTGCTCCGTCGTCGTCACGCCTGGCCTtaccgtaaaaaaaaaaagcttcttCCTTTCTCCGTTCTCATCAAATGGGTCTCCTAAAGTTTCGATCTTTAATCCAAATctagtgtctttttttttgtcgttgTTGTGTGGATAGAATTACTTTAATGGGTTACATGGAGGAGCAGTGGCCTCAATTTCAGAGAGATTATCAATGGCTTGCGCGAGAACATTCGTGTCTGAAGAGAAACAGCTGTTCCTCGGTGAATTGAGTATGTCTTATCTCTCTGCTGCTCCAGTTACGGTAAGCGCTtacccctctctctctctctcttatgtaGACTATGTTTAGAGAAAAAAAGGGTTATTGATGTGTGAGATTTTGCAGAGTGAATTGGTGGTGGAAGGATCGGTGGTGAGGAGTGGGAGGAACCTGACGGTGGTGAATGTTGAGTTCAAGATGAAGGACACCATGAAAGTCACTTACCTAGCTCGTGCTACTTTTTACCAATCTATTATCTCCAAGCTTTAAGCTTTTGGCTCAATTAATAAGAAACATATCTTTTGTTGATTCTTTATTATTCTATTTCAATAAGACAAGATTCTGTTATGTATACAGATTAGTTTGGACTCGCGTGATATGTAATcaacattactatttttttctctgtCCACATTGACTAGAGTATGACATGTTGAGATCTTTGAATTCTCTTAGTAGTAGTAAGTTCAGTGGTTTTAAATGTATCTGGATTGAATGCCATTTGTGCTCGAGGGAAGGGATAGAGCTCTAATTAGGTTGAagacatcaaaaacaaaacgaatcggttttagtTTTGTGTGAGCTGCCACCGGTTAAATAGAAGTGTGACACTGTACCGTTCCTCGTTTCCTCATTTCGTGTGACCTAAGTTTCGTACCGATGACTTGAGAGCATTGATCTCTGATCTGCCACAACAGTTACTATGCAGCTCTCTTGTTCTGAAGTCTGAACAAATCAAGAACCTGTGAGGCTGTGACCTTGAATGTCGATTTTGGAAACCAGCTAACATATTCTTACGTTTAGagttgctttctttttcttataagaAGTTTTTGGGTTCTGCTGATGATACATACAGATTATGTTATTGCATTAAACTACTTAGAAACTCtcacatattataaatattttgaaaaatctctttatacactatattcattaataataaatgaaattttgaaatcatggaatattctcttttcaattatataaaacattatttttatttgattatttttaattatgcatcttttgtttttttattttattttaaaatttaatgattgaATGTTTTTCgaataacaacaaaatatatatacaggaattatctttttaatatatttttacttcttcccaatttttattatattaatctGTAATTAGTTACCTAatctaataaaaacataattattcattaatgGTAACAATAATTTTAACCAATCTAATTTTTAACATGATAACTcttagagaaaaaaaacttccaaataatagtaaaatagaGAAAGTGTGGTTCAAAATTGATAATGCCAAGTAAATCGAATGGATGTTATTACTAAAACTGTAGTACATAGATGTGGTTAAATAAAATACAGTAGTATAGTTATAggtaaattatataatacaattgatcatatgtatatatatatatatatatatacatatttattttattgacatgattttgatatttaaaatgttgattttaataattttatatttttgttaagttaaaaattgtatatttttacaaattaaataaaatataattttgttgaCAGATATTTATGGCAAATTTTAGTTAtgtaataatattatgatattactaactttttttatgaaattatcATAATTAGCTTTATATTTctacattatttttataataactaagtacgataaaaaatttatttaaaatctctAGCActgaaaatatcttttatttattgaaaatatctttgtattctaataaatttgatttttaaccatataaactaaaactcataaaatattttaaataataaatatatttatgattttttagtaCCTAACTAAACCAAAGTAGCTATAATTTTAATATGctaactaatttttataaattgaaattccaaaattaaaaaaaaaaacgaacctaAACCCGAGTTGAACACCACACCACTAGTTCCAACAGTGTAAGCAACGTTCGTAATTCTCCTCTGTTTTGGGATCAGATCGCTGCGCCTAATACTTCAGTTAAACACGATCATCTGTGTGCCAGTGTATACAGGGGTGGAGCTACATGGTAAGGAGGGGGGTCAGCTGACCTCAGTCAAATATGAAAACCTAAATTTTGAAGCTTAGACAAGTGAATAAAAGCTGTTCAGTCGGTCTAACTACTTTGTTTTGACCCTCCTTATCCAAGATCGATACACACATACGTCTTTGCACcctcttatcttttttttttgacttttttttaaaactaatttagatCTAAAAgcctaattttaaaatgaacatATTCAGAGAAACAGAACCGAAGCTTTCTCTCTCGTCTCTGTTCCCTCTCTAGAATCTttcaaagagaagagagaaagattcTGACCTTTTGCTCACCGGTCTTCATCCGGCTTCGACTCCCGTGTATCGGGCTTCTGCTTCTGGGAAGCGCTGGCTTCCATAGCACTGCTTCACCGGCTTCGTCTCTGGGAAACGTCGGTTTAGTTAGCGTCGTTACGCCGGCTCGGTTCGATCGTTGCTTCTATCCTTCCTTGCTCCACTGACTCTCGTTATGATCCTTCGAAATCTTCTTTCTCCTGTGGTTAatgaaaaaattgatattctTTCAGTTAGGTTGTTTCATCTTCAAGCTAATCATTATCAATAAAAATGATTCTCGTTCATTCATGAAGTTCGAAGTTCTTTTGGATTGATTGAAGACGGTGTCTTATCTTCTTGAAGCGATGTCCGTCAGCTTAGATTCCTCGGTTGAGCTTTTGTGAGGTCGTGTATTGATCTTTAAGAACACCTTTCATGAGAGCTTCCCATACATGTGCTTCTCATTAGACCTTTAAAACATCCATTATAGAGAATGTATTTCTTTtgcaacatatttttttcttccagCTCTTTActtgttttgaaatttattttgtttattttccactttttaatactttatttaacaattaatttttaaacacCTTCTtccaaatataattttaaaaaattcaaacagtTTAATAGTATATGttacaaatacttttaaaatagtattaataaattaaattttgattaaattttaatttaattaattttatgactTCGGTATAAATATTTTCTGGCTCCGCCAATCAGTGTATATAATCATTTCCATTCATTAGGATAAGACCTATCATGATTCATGAAGGCCAAGCTCTCTCCGTGACGTCATGATACATTGTTACGCAACGTACACGTGACTGCAGTGGCTGAGAGATGCGAAAGAAGACAGGATAGAGTAGAGATTCGCAAGTTCATGgaaaatttttagtattttattattattacaaagacttttcttttcttttttgtaaaaagggCTAAAAAATTGGCCTCTTTCCTCGTATTCGAATCAtacaaaataaactattaaGCTGTTTACAAAGACTTTTCCCGTTCGAATTTTTAGGTCAACTTCTTTTAATGATAGCATTTCGATATATAGGGGTGGGTGTTcgggtatccgttcgggttcggatcgggtatttcggatttttg is from Brassica napus cultivar Da-Ae chromosome A4, Da-Ae, whole genome shotgun sequence and encodes:
- the LOC106445010 gene encoding LIM domain-containing protein PLIM2c, with amino-acid sequence MAFTGTLDKCKACDKTVYVMDLMTLEGMPYHKSCFRCSHCNGTLVISNYSSMDGVLYCKPHFEQLFKESGNFSKNFQSAGKTEKSNDVTRAPSKLSSFFSGTQDKCAACKKTVYPLEKMAMEGESYHKTCFRCAHGGCPLTHSSYAALNGILYCKVHFSQLFLEKGNYNHVLEAANHRRTSEEDKIEPNVNDASPKEEEETSDAVPEEHES
- the LOC106445008 gene encoding (+)-neomenthol dehydrogenase isoform X2, with the translated sequence MTEETPRYAVVTGANKGIGFEICRQLANNGIRVVLTSRDEKRGLEAVETLRRETEVSEQTLVFHQLDVTDPASITSLAQFVKAQFGKLDILINNAGVSGVIIDIDAMRAGKEKVDFNWEENIPENDYDLAKECLNINYYGPKRMCEALIPLLELSDSPRIINVSSFMGQLKNLLNEWAKGILSDAENLTEERIDEVIDKLLNEFKDGVIKTKDWSKVMAAYVVSKASLNGYTRILAKKHPEIRVNSVCPGVVRTDMTFNIGDFSVEEGASCPVRLALLPYQETPSGCFFNRKQLSEF
- the LOC106445008 gene encoding (+)-neomenthol dehydrogenase isoform X1, translated to MTEETPRYAVVTGANKGIGFEICRQLANNGIRVVLTSRDEKRGLEAVETLRRETEVSEQTLVFHQLDVTDPASITSLAQFVKAQFGKLDILINNAGVSGVIIDIDAMRAGKEKQVDFNWEENIPENDYDLAKECLNINYYGPKRMCEALIPLLELSDSPRIINVSSFMGQLKNLLNEWAKGILSDAENLTEERIDEVIDKLLNEFKDGVIKTKDWSKVMAAYVVSKASLNGYTRILAKKHPEIRVNSVCPGVVRTDMTFNIGDFSVEEGASCPVRLALLPYQETPSGCFFNRKQLSEF
- the LOC106445011 gene encoding acyl-coenzyme A thioesterase 13 codes for the protein MSSSSSSSPSPISSETTISKEIDPNNVSLAENFLKSFTFPDSSLDDFASFDSFSVLLQNNIRALSVARGRITCSVVVTPGLTNYFNGLHGGAVASISERLSMACARTFVSEEKQLFLGELSMSYLSAAPVTSELVVEGSVVRSGRNLTVVNVEFKMKDTMKVTYLARATFYQSIISKL